ACCGCCGGCAGCATCAAGTAGCGCGGTGCCGCCACGGACCGCACGTCGATTCCGGATGCGCGCCCAGGTGTCGCGTCCGAGGAAGGAGTGCCGGCTCAACGAAAGAACGTCGTTGGTTTCGGATCGGGACCGGGGATGGGCCCCGGCCGGGTCGAGAGGAAGATTCATGCCATTTCAAGGAAGAGATTCATGAAAACAAAGAACAAGACGCGGCGGGCGCTGGCCGTGACGCTGATGGTCGGTGGCCTGGCGTCGGCCTCGCTCACGCAGGCGATCGCGCAGCCGCCGTCCGATGACGGCTCGGTGCCCGTGATCGATGGGGCGGCGTCGATCAAGCCGCAGTGGACCTACGGGGAACAGCCCGAGGTCGGCTCCCGCCAGCCCGTCACGGCGGAGCCCAAGGTGGACCGGCCCGACACGACCCCGTGCACGGTGCAGTTGTTCACCAACCGCAAGTTCGTTCCGAAGGACGGCGCGCCGCCGCAGGACTACGACTACACGCCGTCCGCGGAGTGTGCGGGGCCGTGGTCGAAGGTGGTGCTGGAATCCGACTTCCGGGTCGATCCCGACGCCGCGCTCTACGACAAGACCGCCCAACTGTTCCTCGGCGGAGTCACGATCTACTACGGCACGACAGCGGGCCCCGGCAACTATCAAGAGGACTACCCGACGTATACCGGTCCGAACGAGAAGGTGATTCCGCAGTGGCATGAGGAGAACGACCTGACGGAGTATTCCGCGTTGTTCACCGAGCCGCAGGACGGCAAGGTCCATGTCGACAACGATGCGTGGCAGGGCAGCTATTTCACGCCCGCCACGGTCGACAACGCCGTGTATATGGATGCGAAGCTGGTGTTCTACCCGGTGGCCGAGGGTGAGGCCGCGCCGGTCGTGGCGGACGAGGTGCTCTCGCTCGACCCCGAGACCGATGAGGGCGAGGTGGTCTGGAATGACGACCAGTCGCTCAGTTACACGTTCGACAACCTTCCCCGCAATCTCGAGCGCGTGTATCTCGATGTGCAGCGTGAGGGTCAGCGCGGGGACGAGTTCTACAACACCTCCAGGAACAGTGCTGACGGCGGTATGGGGGTGCGTGAGTTCGAGGTGAAGGTCGACGGCCGGCCGGCGGGTGTTGTTCCGGCGTATCCGTACAAGTACACCTATTCCAACGGCGGGGGCTATCAGAACCGCAACTGGGCCCCGGTTCCGGCGGTGTCGGCGTTCAACTTCATCTCCTACCGGGTGGACCTGAGCCCGTTCGCGGGGGTGCTCTCCGATGGCGAGCCGCACACCGTCTCGGTGAACGGGCACAACCTGCCCAACAGCCCCACCAACCGCACACCGGTCTTCGGCTCGTGCGCCACGGCCGCCGCCGGCCTCTGCACACCGCTGCCGGGCCCCGGCTACGTGTTGACGGCTGGGTCGTTCTGGTATCTGACGGGCAATCTCGTGATGTATCGCGATCATGGGTCGGAGACGACCAGTGGCGAGGTCACGGTGAACACGCTTACGCCCGTGCCGAATCTGGTGGTGAACACGACGTCGCCGCGTCGGGCCGTGTCGACACACGACTACGTGATCAGCGGCTACGTGAACACCTCCCACGGGAAGGTCGTCACGACGCTGGACCAGAAGATCGAGCTCGATACGAACGTGACCAATTCGACGAGCACGGCCATCAATCAGCTGACCGAGTACGTGGCCAGGACGACCGTGACCAATGGCGAGGACACGTCGTCCACGACGGTCAACCTGAAGTACATCGATCAGAGCGGAGTGCACCGTGCGGACGGGCTGAACACGTTCGGTTGGACCTACGCCGCCGAGGCGGAACGCAACGGCGACCCGGGCTATTGGGTGCAGATCTCCGATCTGTACACCACGGTTCCGAGCTCCGACCTCGCGCAGCAGCGGTACGTGGCGTTCGACTCCGCGGGCCGATGCTACGACCGGACCCTCGAGGCCGACGTCTCGAACAGGCGGACGCCCGCTCCCGCCAAGCAGGCTTCCATCACCGGCGTGTCCGACGGTGCGATGTGTGACAACCCGCTCGATGTGGAGGTGACGACCGCCTTCCGGACCCTGGCGGGCAATGCCTACCTGTCGGTGTCCGCGGTGAACAACGAGGCCGCACCGGTCGATGTCACGCTGACCACCCCGTACGGATCGAAGACCTTCTCGGCCGTGCAGCCGGGCCGGACGGTCTCGGCCGTGTTCAACGCCCGTGCGACCTCGGTGGACGCGGGCCAGGTGAGCGTCTCCCTCGCCGGGACCATCGGCGGCAAGCCGATCACGGCAACGAAGAACGTGGCGTTCGAGGCGTTCCCCGACTGATCGACCGATCCATCGTCCACAACCAAGCGGGTCGTCCCCCGGCCCGCACCCCCTGAGAAAGGCAAGAAATGAATACGAGAAGAATGCTACGCGGCGGCGCGATCGCCGTCGGCGCGCTGATGCTCGCCTCCGCCGGGGCCGGCGTGGCTCTCGCCGACGACGAGGTCGACGGCCAAGGCGTCGACGTCAACGTCTCGGTCCCCGCCACGTGGGATCCGGGTGTGCTCGCGCTGACGGTCGCCTCGAACGCGACGACGCTCACCGAGTCGGGTTCGACCGCCCTCGAACGACAGTTCATCGGCGAACTGCCCGAAGTCACCGTCACGGACACGCGCGCGAACGGAGAACAGTGGGCCGTCACCGGCATCGTCACCGACTTCACCAAGACGGATGATGCGACGAAGATCATCGGTGCCGACCACCTCGGCTGGTCTCCGAAGCTCACCGATGATCCCGGTGACGGCACGGTCGAAGCGGGTGGCGACGTCGAGGGAACGCTGGACGCCGGACCCGGTCTCGACAACGGGTTCGATCTGCTCTACGCCGCGTGGGACGCACAGGCGGCCACCGAGGCTCGCCAGGGGAGCTGGAGCGCCTCGGCGGATCTCACGCTCAAGGTCGACGCGACCGTGACCCCGGGTGACTACAAGGCGCTGCTCACGCTGTCGCTCTTCGACTGAAATCCGCACCGGTGGCGGGTGGCGTGACCCTCGGCACGCCACCCGCCACCGCACATCGACAGCATCGAGGATCTTCATGAGACGGCATCCCACAGTGAGCTCGGCCGTGACGATCACGGCCGCGGTCCTCGCGCTTCTCGGCACAGCGCCCGGCCCCGCACTCGCGTCCGCCGACCCGGCGAACTCCGTCACCTGGACTGTGCGACCCAGCGACGGGAACGTGGCGGACGGGCGCACCTGGGTCGAGCTCGACCTCGATCCCGGCGCGGTGGTCGACGACCACCTCATCGTCACCAACCTCGGCGACGACCCGGTCGACTTCCGGCTGACGGCCGCGGACGGGTACCTCACCGAATCCGGCCACTTCACCATGCTCCCCTCGCACCAGGAGTCGACCGACGCAGGCGCATGGATCGCGATCGCCGAGGACGTGGTGAGCGTCGATGCCGGCGGTTCCGTCGTCGTCCCCTTCACCGTTCGCATCCCCGCGAACGCGACACCCGGAGACCACCCCGCCGGGGTCGCCGCGTCCGTCGTCTCGACCGGGAGGGCGCAGGACGGAGCGAGCATGGGGGTGGAGAGCCGGGTCGGCTTCCGGGTCATGACCCGCGTCACAGGGGAGCTCGCACCCGCCGTCGAGATCGGCGACGTGGTGGCGAACTATCGGATGTCCTGGAACTTCCTCAGCCCCGGATCCATCGACCTCTCCTATGACGTGTCGAACAGCGGAAACACCCGCCTGGTCACGTCGCCGCAGCAGGAATCCACTGGAGTCTTCAACGGCCCGCCCGAGGTGGTCCCGGGTGACGGCGAGGTCGAGCTGCTCCCAGGTGGATCGCGGACCGTCCATGCAACGATCGCGAACGTGTGGCCGATCGGGCTCGTGACGCTCACCGTGCGTGCCGGCGCCGATGTGCCGGAGGGCGGCGTCGATGCACCGGCGGATGCCGTTCGCCAGATCGTGATCGTGGCCATCCCCTGGCCGCAGCTGCTCGCCGCCGGCGGCGCGGCGCTCCTCGTCATCGCACTCGTGTGGAGGAGGAGGGCATCCGGCAAGAAGGTCGCGGCGATGCTGGCCGAGGCAAGGGACGCCGGTGCCCGGGAGGCGCTCAACGCCTACGCGCCGGCCGGGGACCGGCCGTGATCCGGTACGCGGCAGTGACACGTGAACCGGGCCCGCCCGTGGTCGAGGGGGCGGTGAGCACGACGAGAGTTCCGGGCCGGGGATGGACCCCGGCCGGGTCGAGAGGATGAGATTCATGTCATTTCAAGGAGGAGATTCATGAAGACGAGGAACAAGACGTGGCGGGCTCTGGCCGTGACGCTGATGGTCGGTGGCCTGGCGTCGGCCTCGCTCACGCAGGCGATCGCCCAGCCGCCGTCGCCGACCGATGACGGCTCGGCGCCGGTGATCGATGGGGCGGCGTCGATCAAGCCGCAATGGACCTACGGGGAACAGCCCGCGGTGGGCTCGCGCCAGCCCGTCACGGCGGAGCCCAAGGTGGACCGGCCCGACACGACCCCGTGCACGGTGCAGTTGTTCACCAACCGCAAGTTCGTTCCGAAAGACGGCGCGCCGCCGCAGGATTACGACTACACGCCGTCCGCGGAGTGTGCGGGGCCGTGGTCGAAGGTGGTGCTGGAATCCGACTTCCGGGTCGATCCCGAAGCCGCGCTCTACGACAAGACCGCCCAACTGTTCCTCGGCGGAGTCACGATCTACTACGGCACGACGATGGGGCCCGGTAGGTACGAGCAGAACTACCCCTACCCCGTCTATGAGGGATCGGAGCCGAAGGTGACTCCGCAGTGGCATGAGGAGAACGACCTGACGGAGTACTCCGCACTGTTCACCGAGCCGCAGGACGGCAAGGTCCACCTCGACAACGATGCCTATATCACCTCGTATTACACCCCGCCCGACAGCATCAAGGATGCCGGACTGTATATGGATGCGAAGCTGGTGTTCTACCCGGTGGCCGAGGGTGAGGCCGCGCCGGTCGTGGCGGACGAGGTGCTCTCGCTCGACCCCGAGACCGATGAGGGCGAGGTGGTCTGGAATGACGACCAGTCGCTCAGTTACACGTTCGACAACCTTCCCCGCAATCTCGAGCGCGTGTATCTCGATGTGCAGCGTGAGGGTCAGCGCGGGGACGAGTTCTACAACACCTCCAGGAACAGTGCTGACGGCGGTATGGGGGTGCGTGAGTTCGAGGTGAAGGTCGACGGCCGGCCGGCGGGTGTTGTTCCGGCGTATCCGTACAAGTACACCTATTCCAACGGCGGGGGCTATCAGAACCGCAACTGGGCCCCGGTTCCGGCGGTGTCGGCGTTCAACTTCATCTCCTACCGGGTGGACCTGAGCCCGTTCGCGGGGGTGCTCTCTGATGGCCAGCCGCACACCGTCTCGGTGAACGGGCACAACCTGCCCAACAGCCCCACCACACGCACGTGCGTCTTCGCCAAGGTCGCGGACCGGTTCGGGGACCCCGGATGTGATCGCGGCTACGTGTTGACCGGTGGGTCGTTCTGGTATCTGACGGGCAATCTCGTGATGTATCGCGATCATGGGTCGGAGACGACCAGTGGCGAGGTCACGGTGAACACGCTTACGCCCGTGCCGAATCTGGTGGTGAACACGACGTCGCCGCGTCGGGCCGTGTCGACACACGACTACGTGATCAGCGGCTACGTGAACACCTCCCACGGGAAGGTCGTCACGACGCTGGACCAGAAGATCGAGCTCGATACGAACGTGACCAATTCGACGAGCACGGCCATCAATCAGCTGACCGAGTACGTGGCCAGGACGACCGTGACCAATGGCGAGGACACGTCGTCCACGACGGTCAACCTGAAGTACATCGATCAGAGCGGAGTGCACCGTGCGGACGGGCTGAACACGTTCGGCTGGGCCTACGCCGCCGAGGCGGAACGCAACGGCGACCCGGGCTATTGGGTGCAGATCTCCGATCTGTACACCACGGTTCCGAGCTCCGACCTCGCGCAGCAGCGGTACGTGGCGTTCGACTCCGCGGGCCAGTGCTATGACCGGACCCTCGCGGCGGACATCACCCAGAGGAAGCCCTCGATCGTGGGCGTATTCGATGACGTGCGGTGTGACGACCCGCTCGATGTCGAGGTGACGACCGCCTTCCGGACCCTGGCGGACAATGCCTACCTGTCGGTGTCCGCGGTGAACAACGAGGCGGCACCGGTCGATGTCACGTTGACCACCCCGTACGGATCGAAGACCTTCTCTGCCGTGCAGCCGGGCCGGACGGTCTCGACCGTGTTTAACGCCCGCGCGACCTCGGTGGACGCGGGCCAGGTGGGCGTCTCCCTCGCCGGGAGCATCGGCGGCAAGCCGATCACGGCAACGAAGAACGTGGCGTACGAGGCGTTCCCCGACTGATCGACCGGTACGCCTTCCGCGGGCGGGCGCTTCCCATGCCGCCCGCCCGCGGGTACCGCACGGAGGTCTAGCGCAGCCCACCGGCGATGGATCCTCCGAGCAACGGGCAGCGCTCGGAGGCATCGAGGAGGGGATTCGCACCGGTGGTGGACTCGGCTCGATGCTCGAGCCGTCGGTCGTTGTTCGATTGAAGTCTCGAGATGATTCGTCTCGATCATGTGGGCGGGGCCGATCCCATGGGATCGCGGCCGGTTGGGGCGGCACTCAGGTGCTCGTCCTGCCGCGCTGCGCATCCCACGCAGCCACGACGTGACTCGAAAGGTCAGGAATGCACAAGAACAGGGGCGCGCAAGATCACTTTGCGCCGTGGCTCTTCACCAAGGTCGGCACGGAGGTGCAGCCGTGCAGGACGGCATGCGCGCCGGTCGGAACGGGCCGGCGCCGCAACGGCCGCGCGCGGTATTCATCGGGCGAGGAGGAGGCTGCCTCGAACGAAAGACGACGCCTCCACGCCGAGCAGGACCCGACCGGGTGGATCGTCGGATGAGCGCGGTCGAACTCGCGGTTCAGGATGTCCATGGCATCGAGACGGCCGGCGCCCTGCGGCCGGACCGGATCGAACTGTGCTCGACCCTCGGCTTCGGAGGCGTCTCACCGTCCTTCGGCCTGATCGAGGAGGCCACGGCCGGCTCGGTTCCGGTACATGTGCTGATCCGGCCGCGCGCAGGCGACTTCACCTATGGCAGCTCGGAGCGGCGTGTGATCGTGCGCGATGCGCGCCGCGCGATCGAGGCGGGCGCCGCGGGCATCGTCACCGGCGGGATCGTCAATGGATCACCTGACCTGCGCCTCCTCGATGAGGTGCGGCAGGTCATCGGGCGGGCCGAGCTCACCTTCCACCGAGCATTCGACTCGATCCGCGAGCCGCTGCGCGTGCTGGAAGACCTCCGCTCGCACGGCGTGACGCGCATCCTCACCAGCGGCGGTGCCGACCGTGCCGAGCACGCCCTGGACCGGCTCGCCCTCCTCGTCGAGAACTCTCGGGGCGGGATCCAGGTGATGGCGGGAGGGGGAGTGACGGCGGCGAACGCCCACAAGGTGCTCGCCACGGGCGTCGACGCCATCCACGGATCGGTCACGACGATTGTGACCGGGGCGTCGACCGTGACGCTCGGCTCGTCCGCAGGCGCCGGTGTGGCGCGCTGGGAGACGACTGATTGTGAGCAGGCTCGTCGTCTGATCGACATCGCGCGTCGGGGAGGGCGACCGTGAACCATCTCGGGGTCGACTATGGCGGGACGTTCACCAAACTCCTGCTCGTGGACGTGGAGCGCCACGATCGGGTGGCCGTGCGCACAGAAACGGTACAGACGCCTTCCGGTGGCCGCGCACTGGAGGAACTCGCCGTGTTGGTAGATCGATTCGTCGGGGCCGATGGCATCGGTTCGCTGGGCGTGACGATTGCCGGACTGCTGAACGCCGATGGGCGAACCGTGGACGTCTGCTCGAACATGCCCTGGCTGCTCGGGACGGATCCCGCGGCGGTTCTCTCCGAGGCACTGGGGGCGCCCGGGCTCGCATTGAACGATGGTGAGGCCGCCGCCACGGCGGAAGCCGTTCTCGGGGCGGGCCGGCAATGGGACGACGTCTTCATGGTCGCACTGGGCACCGGCATCGCCGGCGCGCACGTCGTCGATGGCAAGGTGCGTCGGGGTGCGCACGGTGCCGCTGGGGAGGTGGGCCACGTTGCAACAGGAGACGGCCGCTTGTGCAGCTGTGGGCAGCGCGGCTGCCTCGAGGTGAGTATCGGCGGTCGCGCCCTGGCGACCCGCTGGGCCCAGGAGCGCCAGATCCCGACGATCGCGACGGCGAAAGACGTCATCGCCGCTGCCGCCGCAGGCGACATCGTGGCGCGCAGGCTTCTCGACGAGGCGACAACCGCACTGGCACGGGGCCTCCTCGGCATCGTGACCTTGATCGACCCGGCAGCGATCATCGTGGGCGGTGGTCTATCGAACGCACGTGAATGGATCCTCGATCCCGCCATCGCGAAATCTCGCCGGTGGGCAACGTTTCATCAGCTTCCGCCGATCGTCGCGGCAGATCTCGGCGTGCTCGCGGGTGCCTGGGGCGCAGCGCTAGCGTCCGAACGAGTGTGTGCGCAGGCAGGCAGCCGGATCCCCGTTCCGGATCCGGTAGAGCAAGCGTGACGGTAGTCACGAGCTGGCCTGTCGACGCTCGCGCAGACATCGGACCAGTGATGGTGATCCTGCGATGACTGTGCGCCCCTCGGAGCAGCGCTCGGGGGGAGTTGCCCATGAATGTGCGGAAATGATCAGGTCCGAGTCAGGCCTTGCGTGCCGGATCAGCGTGAGCCATCCTATGTATCGACATTGAATTGAGTCCGACGGCGAAGGAGCCGTGCATGTCCATCACCGCGAGATCCGGTTCCACGCCGAGCACGCATGGAGCGCTCACGCCGCCTCGGCGCACTCATCGGATGCGCGCGGCCTGGAGACACCTCGCGGCGGCCGCGGCGGTGCTCGGTGCGCTGGCGCTCGCGTTCGCCGGGATCATCGCGACCCCGCAGCCCGCCGAGGCGGCGGCCGGGCGCGACGTGGCACGTGAGGGTACGGCGACGGCGGCCTCGACGGATCTGCACACGGGCGAGGCCGCGGGCTATGCGCCGGGGAACGCGATCGATGGCGATCCGACGACCCGGTGGGGCTCGCGATACACGCGCACGAACCCAGACGACACCTACGATCCGACGAACGACTGGTTGCAGGTCGCACTGCCTGCGCCGGTCGTGATCGATCACGTGGTGCTCGTGTGGGAGGGGGCCGCCTCGAGCGACTACTTCGTGCAGGGCTCCAACGACGGCGAGACCTGGACCGAGCTCGCGCGGGTCACGGGCGAGGGGGCCCGCACCGACTCGGTCGCGATCGAGTCCGAGGACGCGTTCCGGTACGTGCGGATGCAGACGAACAACAACGCCTCGAAGTGGGGCCTGTCGATCTTCACCTTCGAGATCTGGGATTCCGTCGACGCTACGCCACCATCGGAGTACGGCCGTGATGTGGCGCGGGATGGCACGGCGACGGCGGCCTCGACGTATCTGCACATGGGCGAGGCCGCGGGCTATGCGCCGGGGAACGCGATCGATGGCGATCCGACGACCCGGTGGGGCTCGCGATACACGCGCACGAACCCAGACGACACCTACGATCCGACGAACGACTGGTTGCAGGTCGCAGTGCCTGTGCCGGTCGTGATCGATCACGTGGTGCTCGTGTGGGAGGGGGCCGCCTCGAGCGACTACTTCGTGCAGGGCTCCAACGACGGCGAGACCTGGACCGAGCTCGCGCGGGTCACGGGCGAGGGGGCCCGCACCGACTCGGTCGCGATCGAGTCCGAGGACGCGTTCCGGTACGTGCGGATGCAGACGAATAACAACGCCTCGAAGTGGGGCCTGTCGATCTTCGCCTTCGAGATCTGGGACGGCCCCACGCCCCCGCCGCCGCCCGCCGGTCAGGTCGTG
The window above is part of the Pseudactinotalea sp. HY158 genome. Proteins encoded here:
- a CDS encoding peptide-N4-asparagine amidase, with amino-acid sequence MPAQRKNVVGFGSGPGMGPGRVERKIHAISRKRFMKTKNKTRRALAVTLMVGGLASASLTQAIAQPPSDDGSVPVIDGAASIKPQWTYGEQPEVGSRQPVTAEPKVDRPDTTPCTVQLFTNRKFVPKDGAPPQDYDYTPSAECAGPWSKVVLESDFRVDPDAALYDKTAQLFLGGVTIYYGTTAGPGNYQEDYPTYTGPNEKVIPQWHEENDLTEYSALFTEPQDGKVHVDNDAWQGSYFTPATVDNAVYMDAKLVFYPVAEGEAAPVVADEVLSLDPETDEGEVVWNDDQSLSYTFDNLPRNLERVYLDVQREGQRGDEFYNTSRNSADGGMGVREFEVKVDGRPAGVVPAYPYKYTYSNGGGYQNRNWAPVPAVSAFNFISYRVDLSPFAGVLSDGEPHTVSVNGHNLPNSPTNRTPVFGSCATAAAGLCTPLPGPGYVLTAGSFWYLTGNLVMYRDHGSETTSGEVTVNTLTPVPNLVVNTTSPRRAVSTHDYVISGYVNTSHGKVVTTLDQKIELDTNVTNSTSTAINQLTEYVARTTVTNGEDTSSTTVNLKYIDQSGVHRADGLNTFGWTYAAEAERNGDPGYWVQISDLYTTVPSSDLAQQRYVAFDSAGRCYDRTLEADVSNRRTPAPAKQASITGVSDGAMCDNPLDVEVTTAFRTLAGNAYLSVSAVNNEAAPVDVTLTTPYGSKTFSAVQPGRTVSAVFNARATSVDAGQVSVSLAGTIGGKPITATKNVAFEAFPD
- a CDS encoding peptide-N4-asparagine amidase; the protein is MKTRNKTWRALAVTLMVGGLASASLTQAIAQPPSPTDDGSAPVIDGAASIKPQWTYGEQPAVGSRQPVTAEPKVDRPDTTPCTVQLFTNRKFVPKDGAPPQDYDYTPSAECAGPWSKVVLESDFRVDPEAALYDKTAQLFLGGVTIYYGTTMGPGRYEQNYPYPVYEGSEPKVTPQWHEENDLTEYSALFTEPQDGKVHLDNDAYITSYYTPPDSIKDAGLYMDAKLVFYPVAEGEAAPVVADEVLSLDPETDEGEVVWNDDQSLSYTFDNLPRNLERVYLDVQREGQRGDEFYNTSRNSADGGMGVREFEVKVDGRPAGVVPAYPYKYTYSNGGGYQNRNWAPVPAVSAFNFISYRVDLSPFAGVLSDGQPHTVSVNGHNLPNSPTTRTCVFAKVADRFGDPGCDRGYVLTGGSFWYLTGNLVMYRDHGSETTSGEVTVNTLTPVPNLVVNTTSPRRAVSTHDYVISGYVNTSHGKVVTTLDQKIELDTNVTNSTSTAINQLTEYVARTTVTNGEDTSSTTVNLKYIDQSGVHRADGLNTFGWAYAAEAERNGDPGYWVQISDLYTTVPSSDLAQQRYVAFDSAGQCYDRTLAADITQRKPSIVGVFDDVRCDDPLDVEVTTAFRTLADNAYLSVSAVNNEAAPVDVTLTTPYGSKTFSAVQPGRTVSTVFNARATSVDAGQVGVSLAGSIGGKPITATKNVAYEAFPD
- a CDS encoding copper homeostasis protein CutC, giving the protein MTRKVRNAQEQGRARSLCAVALHQGRHGGAAVQDGMRAGRNGPAPQRPRAVFIGRGGGCLERKTTPPRRAGPDRVDRRMSAVELAVQDVHGIETAGALRPDRIELCSTLGFGGVSPSFGLIEEATAGSVPVHVLIRPRAGDFTYGSSERRVIVRDARRAIEAGAAGIVTGGIVNGSPDLRLLDEVRQVIGRAELTFHRAFDSIREPLRVLEDLRSHGVTRILTSGGADRAEHALDRLALLVENSRGGIQVMAGGGVTAANAHKVLATGVDAIHGSVTTIVTGASTVTLGSSAGAGVARWETTDCEQARRLIDIARRGGRP
- a CDS encoding ROK family protein produces the protein MNHLGVDYGGTFTKLLLVDVERHDRVAVRTETVQTPSGGRALEELAVLVDRFVGADGIGSLGVTIAGLLNADGRTVDVCSNMPWLLGTDPAAVLSEALGAPGLALNDGEAAATAEAVLGAGRQWDDVFMVALGTGIAGAHVVDGKVRRGAHGAAGEVGHVATGDGRLCSCGQRGCLEVSIGGRALATRWAQERQIPTIATAKDVIAAAAAGDIVARRLLDEATTALARGLLGIVTLIDPAAIIVGGGLSNAREWILDPAIAKSRRWATFHQLPPIVAADLGVLAGAWGAALASERVCAQAGSRIPVPDPVEQA